The following nucleotide sequence is from Ferruginibacter lapsinanis.
GAAATTGCTGGTTTGAATGTTCGCAGAATTATCAATGAGCCTACTGCTGCGGCATTAGCTTATGGTTTAGATAAGAAACACCAGGATCAAAAGATCGCCGTATTTGATCTTGGAGGTGGTACTTTTGATATCTCTATCCTTGAATTGGGCGAAGGTGTATTTGAAGTGAAATCTACCAATGGTGATACACACTTAGGTGGTGATGACTTTGATAAAGTGATCATGGATTGGTTAGCTGAAGAATTTAAGAAGGACGAAGCAATCGATTTACGCAAGGATCCGATGGCTTGGCAACGTTTGAAAGAAGCTGCTGAAAAAGCCAAAGTTGAGCTGTCTTCTTCGTCAGAAACAGAAATTAACCTGCCTTACATTACTGCAGTTGATGGAGTGCCTAAGCATTTGGTGAAGAAATTGACCAGAGCAAACTTCGAGAAATTGGCTGATGACCTTTTTGCAAGATGCTTAAAACCTTGTGAATTGGCATTGAAAGATGCTGGTTTATCTATCAATGATATTAACGAAGTTATATTGGTTGGAGGTAGTACACGTATTCCTAAAGTACAGGAAATCGTAGAAAAATTCTTCGGTAAAAAACCAAACAAAGGGGTAAATCCGGATGAAGTAGTAGCTGTTGGAGCTTGTATCCAAGGAGGTGTTTTGACAGGAGAAGTAAAAGATGTATTGTTATTAGACGTTACTCCATTAAGCCTTGGTATTGAAACTATGGGAGGCGTAATGACCAGATTAATAGAGAGTAATACAACTATACCTACAAAAAAATCTGAAGTATTTAGTACAGCCAGTGATAACCAACCCGGTGTACAGATCCATGTACTGCAAGGTGAAAGACCAATGGCTAATCAAAATAAAAGTTTGGGTATGTTTAACCTGGATGGCATACCTCCGGCTCCAAGAGGAGTACCTCAGGTAGAAGTTACTTTTGATATTGATGCTAATGGTATCCTGCATGTAACTGCCAAAGACAAAGGCACAGGTAAATCACACAACATCCGTATCGAAGCTGGCAGCGGCTTAAGCAAAGAAGAAATTGAAAAAATGAAAGCTGATGCTAAAGCCAATGAAGAAAGCGATAAAGCAGAAAAAGAAAAAGTAGAAAAGATCAATCAGGCAGATAGCTTAATATTCCAGACAGAGAAACAAATCAAAGAATATGGTGATAAGATCAGTGCAGATAAGAAAGCACCGATTGAAGCTGCTCTGGAAAAATTAAAAGCAGCGCATAAATCTCAGGATATTCCTGCCATTGATGCAGCTGTTGCTGAAATGAACACAGCATGGACCGCTGCCAGTGAAGAAATCTATAAAGCGCAAGCAGCTGCCGGCGAACAACCGCAAGGTGATGCAGGCGCTCAGCCGCAGAATGATGGCAAAGCTGATGATCATGTAGAGGATGTACAGTTTGAAGAAGTGAAATAATTATAGCGAGAATTATAAAAGTAAACCACCTGTTTGTCGGGTGGTTTCTTTTTATTTTTAAGCAATATGTATTTATTTCTAGAACGATATTACGCTGAAGTTTAATTTTTTTAATACTTTAGTTGTACCATTTTTAAATTATAGTAAATGAAAATATTGTTATTGAGGATTCTGATCATCGTTATTGTGATAATAATATTACTCTTGGTCATAGGATTGTTTTCTAAAAAAGATTACAGTGTTGAGAGTGAAATAAGTATCAAAAGGTCAAAATTGGAAGTGTTTGAGTATATAAAATTATTAAAGAACCAAAATAACTACAGTAAATGGGCTTTAATGGATCCTAATATGAAAAAGGAATATACAGGGATTGATGGAGTAAGGGGATTTAAATCTGCATGGGAAAGTAATATGAAAGAAGTAGGGCAAGGGGTACAGGAAATTGTAAAAGTGACAGAAGGAGAAAGAGTTGATTTTGCATTACATTTCATCAAGCCATTCGATGGAATGGCAGATTCTTATATGACGGTTGATCCGGTAACACCATCAGAAACAAAAGTAAAATGGGGGTTTCATAGTAAAATGAAGTATCCGATGAATATATTATTAATGTTCATGAATATGGATAAAGTGATCGGTAAGGATTTGAATACCGGACTAAATAATTTGAAGAACTTATTGGAAAAAAAATAATCAATAATCAGGTATACTATTTAAAGGACATTTGATAAAACAAATGTCCTTTTTTACTTATGAAGTAAATCCTATAACTTAGAATCTAAAATCGGATTATGGCATTAAGCAGGATATGGAGTGCGTTCATTATTATTGCAATTCTTGCAGCATCATTTACTTGTATTTTCTCTGAAGGTGGTAATACAGTTTTTAATAAGATGGTAGTGGGTAAGGCAGGAGATACCACACAAACTAGAATATATGACAGCAGTACTGTGCCTTCAACAGTTTTAAACTCATTGGGAGCGAATAAAGAATTCAAAAAGGGCGAGCAAAAGATCACCAAAACTCCTGACAATAAATACCTGACCTATAAAGAACAAACGGCAGACGGGATCATCGAAACCTGTAAAGGTGCGGTGAATATTTGTATCGGCTTAATTGGTATCATGACTTTGTTTATGGGCTTTATGAGCATTGCAGAAAAAGCAGGAGGGATCAATTTACTATCTAGGATCATTGGGCCATTCTTTTCTAAAATATTTCCTGAACTGCCTAAAGGGCATCCGGCAATGGGGCATATGATGATGAATTTTTCTGCTAATTTATTAGGGTTGGATAATGCAGCCACTCCATTTGGTATAAAGGCAATGGAAAGTTTACAGGAGATCAATCCGGATAAAACGAGGGCATCTAATTCACAGATCATGTTCTTATGTTTGCATGCATCCGGATTAACGTTGATACCTGTAAGCATCATCGCATTAAGAGCATCTACCAAAGCCGTTAATCCTACAGATATTTTTATTCCTTGTATGATCGCCACCTTTGTTGCAACCATGGCAGCGATGTTCATAGTTTCTATCAAACAAAAAATAAATGTATTTACACCGGTGATAATGGGATGGGTGTTAGGAATATCTGCTATCATTGCATTATTGGTGCTTTACATAAAATCATTGCAGTACACAGAAGTACAAACCTTCTCAGGGTTGCTAAGCAATGGGTTGATACTATTTATTTTTCTTGCAATTATTGCCGGAGGTATCTATAAAAAAATAGATATTTTTTCTTCCTTTATTGATGGTGCAAAAGGTGGTTTTGAAACAGCTGTCAAGATCATTCCATATTTAGTTGGGATGTTAGTGGCAATTAGTTTACTTAGAAATAGTGGCGTGTTTGATGTATTGATCAATGGGATGAAAACAATGTTTGCTGCAATGGGTGCAGATACTCGTTTTGTAGATGGATTACCAACTGCATTGATAAAACCTTTTAGTGGTGGAGGCGCAAGAGGTATGATGGTAGATACAATGAAAGCATATGGCGCTGATTCTTTTGCAGGAAGATTGAGTTGCATTTTACAGGGCTCTTCCGATACAACGTTTTATGTTGTTGCTGTTTACTTCGGGGCTGTATCAATAAAAAATACAAGATATGCAGTAGGAGCAATGTTACTGGCAGACCTGGTAGGCATTATTACTTCGATAATTTTGTGCTATCTGTTTTTTGGATAATGAATCGTTAAAGGGGTTAAGTAGTTTAATGTTGTTTAACTTTCTAATTCCTTGTTTTATTTTCCTTTTAATAGAGAACTCGTAACTACCTTTCCATCAACACTCAATTTTAATAAATATTTACCTGCGGCTAAATAACCGGTATTAACTAACTTTTGATAAACACCTTTGTCAGCTTTTTCATCTACCACACTAGATATTAGTTGTCCCTGAGAATTGAAGATGTTAAGTTTTACAGTTGATTTAGCAGGTATTGTATAACGGAGTGTTGTAAACGAACCTGCCGGATTTGGAAATGCTTCTAAGGTGATTCCTTTTACAGAT
It contains:
- the dnaK gene encoding molecular chaperone DnaK; the encoded protein is MGKIIGIDLGTTNSCVAVMEGNEPTVIANDEGRRTTPSIVAFLKNGERKVGDPAKRQAITNPHNTIMSVKRFMGHKWNEVSEDISHSSYKVVKGDNDTVRIDIEGRLYTPQEISAMVLQKMKKTAEEYLGHEVNEAVITVPAYFNDAQRQATKEAGEIAGLNVRRIINEPTAAALAYGLDKKHQDQKIAVFDLGGGTFDISILELGEGVFEVKSTNGDTHLGGDDFDKVIMDWLAEEFKKDEAIDLRKDPMAWQRLKEAAEKAKVELSSSSETEINLPYITAVDGVPKHLVKKLTRANFEKLADDLFARCLKPCELALKDAGLSINDINEVILVGGSTRIPKVQEIVEKFFGKKPNKGVNPDEVVAVGACIQGGVLTGEVKDVLLLDVTPLSLGIETMGGVMTRLIESNTTIPTKKSEVFSTASDNQPGVQIHVLQGERPMANQNKSLGMFNLDGIPPAPRGVPQVEVTFDIDANGILHVTAKDKGTGKSHNIRIEAGSGLSKEEIEKMKADAKANEESDKAEKEKVEKINQADSLIFQTEKQIKEYGDKISADKKAPIEAALEKLKAAHKSQDIPAIDAAVAEMNTAWTAASEEIYKAQAAAGEQPQGDAGAQPQNDGKADDHVEDVQFEEVK
- a CDS encoding SRPBCC family protein gives rise to the protein MKILLLRILIIVIVIIILLLVIGLFSKKDYSVESEISIKRSKLEVFEYIKLLKNQNNYSKWALMDPNMKKEYTGIDGVRGFKSAWESNMKEVGQGVQEIVKVTEGERVDFALHFIKPFDGMADSYMTVDPVTPSETKVKWGFHSKMKYPMNILLMFMNMDKVIGKDLNTGLNNLKNLLEKK
- a CDS encoding nucleoside recognition domain-containing protein, coding for MALSRIWSAFIIIAILAASFTCIFSEGGNTVFNKMVVGKAGDTTQTRIYDSSTVPSTVLNSLGANKEFKKGEQKITKTPDNKYLTYKEQTADGIIETCKGAVNICIGLIGIMTLFMGFMSIAEKAGGINLLSRIIGPFFSKIFPELPKGHPAMGHMMMNFSANLLGLDNAATPFGIKAMESLQEINPDKTRASNSQIMFLCLHASGLTLIPVSIIALRASTKAVNPTDIFIPCMIATFVATMAAMFIVSIKQKINVFTPVIMGWVLGISAIIALLVLYIKSLQYTEVQTFSGLLSNGLILFIFLAIIAGGIYKKIDIFSSFIDGAKGGFETAVKIIPYLVGMLVAISLLRNSGVFDVLINGMKTMFAAMGADTRFVDGLPTALIKPFSGGGARGMMVDTMKAYGADSFAGRLSCILQGSSDTTFYVVAVYFGAVSIKNTRYAVGAMLLADLVGIITSIILCYLFFG